Proteins encoded together in one Lathyrus oleraceus cultivar Zhongwan6 chromosome 5, CAAS_Psat_ZW6_1.0, whole genome shotgun sequence window:
- the LOC127083606 gene encoding probable alpha,alpha-trehalose-phosphate synthase [UDP-forming] 9 isoform X2: MLKRMTFLVNVDENEQEAISLHLLEEFNCLPTFIPSELHKKFYDGFCKNYLWPLFNYMVPKYQCSCNHFDWSLWQAYVSANRMFADKVMEVLNPTEDYVWVHDYHLMVLPSFLRRRFSRVRLGFFLHSPFPSSEIFINIPVRTEILKAVLNVDMIGFNTFDYARHFLSICILLLGLEYESKSDHFEIEYFGRKIFIKILPTGIHMGCIQSALNHPSTSIKVREICKQLKGKKLIISVDDLDIFKGVDLKFAAFEQLLKLCPELLGQLVLVQILNPSRSDCRYVEEAKKISHMLAKWINRRFGFLGYTPVIIIDRYVPFHEKAAYYALAECCFVNAVQDDMNLVPLKYIACRHGSSKIDQALDIASDYPRTSSIVVSELIGCPPSLSGAIRTTPWDINVVAEALKFAITMSNGEKQCRHEKNYQYVSTRDVANWAQQFEQDLVFSCKDHYMKLYWGFGFGLEFRVLALSASFKKLSRDYVVSAYKRTKCRAIFLAYDGTIIPEGSSFESPGPHVISMLNNLCKDPNNTVFIVSGQGRPSLRKLINQCGNLGIAAEHGCYIRWGGESYWKMNHVGTTYAWKSITESVMRSYTDATEGSYMEIRYSALEWNYHDAETDFGSQQGREMLELLGSELANEPVDVKKGKHIVEVKLQGISKGLVVDEVHSILTMSGKALDFVLCIGDDRSDEDMFESISNKSYASTSSSSPEIFTCTVEQKPSKARYYLDDTVEVMTLLQGLAAAAAARESTTISSTGTSS, encoded by the exons ATGCTAAAAAGGATGACATTTCTG GTcaatgttgatgaaaatgagcaAGAGGCAATTTCCCTTCATTTGCTGGAGGAGTTCAATTGCTTGCCTACTTTTATTCCTTCGGAACTCCATAAAAAGTTTTATGATGGATTCTGCAAGAACTATTTGTGGCCTCTATTCAATTACATGGTGCCTAAGTATCAGTGCAGTTGCAATCACTTCGATTGGTCACTTTGGCAGGCTTATGTTTCTGCGAACAGGATGTTTGCCGATAAAGTCATGGAAGTCCTTAATCCAACAGAGGATTATGTATGGGTTCATGATTATCATCTTATGGTTCTTCCATCATTTCTGCGGAGGCGGTTTAGTCGTGTCAGGCTAGGCTTTTTCCTCCACAGTCCGTTTCCTTCCTCCGAAATTTTTATAAATATACCTGTCAGAACTGAAATTTTGAAAGCAGTGCTTAATGTCGATATGATTGGTTTTAACACATTTGATTATGCTCGCCATTTTCTATCCATCTGCATTCTATTGCTTGGTTTGGAGTATGAATCAAAAAGTGATCACTTTGAGATTGAATACTTTGGCCGTAAAATATTCATTAAGATATTGCCTACTGGGATTCATATGGGTTGCATTCAATCCGCTTTAAATCACCCTTCCACTTCTATCAAAGTTAGAGAAATCTGCAAACAACTTAAGGGGAAAAAACTTATTATTAGTGTTGACGACCTGGATATTTTCAAAGGCGTGGACTTGAAGTTTGCAGCCTTTGAACAACTATTGAAACTGTGCCCTGAACTACTGGGACAGTTGGTATTAGTCCAAATTTTAAATCCTTCAAGGAGTGATTGTAGATATGTTGAAGAAGCGAAGAAGATATCCCACATGCTTGCAAAATGGATAAATCGAAGGTTTGGTTTTCTAGGCTATACTCCTGTCATAATCATTGATCGTTATGTTCCTTTCCATGAAAAGGCGGCATATTACGCATTAGCGGAATGTTGCTTTGTGAATGCAGTGCAGGATGATATGAATTTGGTTCCGTTAAAGTACATTGCGTGCAGGCATGGGAGTTCTAAAATCGACCAAGCATTAGATATAGCTTCCGACTACCCTCGGACAAGTTCAATTGTTGTTTCTGAGCTTATAGGTTGCCCACCGTCTCTTAGTGGGGCAATCAGGACGACTCCGTGGGATATAAATGTCGTTGCTGAAGCGTTGAAGTTTGCTATCACAATGTCCAATGGAGAGAAACAGTGTCGGCATGAGAAGAACTATCAATATGTTAGCACTCGTGATGTGGCTAACTGGGCCCAACAGTTTGAGCAAGACCTAGTGTTCTCGTGTAAGGATCATTATATGAAACTTTACTGGGGTTTTGGCTTTGGCTTGGAGTTCAGAGTCTTGGCCCTATCTGCTAGTTTCAAGAAGCTGTCAAGAGACTATGTTGTTTCTGCGTATAAAAGGACAAAATGCAGGGCAATCTTTTTGGCTTATGATGGCACAATCATACCTGAGGGTTCCAGTTTTGAATCCCCTGGTCCACATGTCATATCTATGCTAAATAATCTCTGCAAAGACCCTAACAATACTGTGTTTATTGTCAGTGGTCAGGGGAGGCCTTCATTGAGAAAATTGATTAATCAGTGTGGGAATCTTGGTATAGCAGCTGAGCATGGTTGTTATATAAG GTGGGGTGGAGAATCATATTGGAAAATGAATCATGTTGGCACAACTTATGCATGGAAAAGTATCACTGAAAGTGTGATGCGATCATATACTGATGCAACAGAGGGCTCCTATATGGAGATCAGGTACAGTGCATTGGAATGGAATTACCATGACGCCGAAACTGATTTTGGATCACAGCAAGGCCGAGAGATGTTGGAGCTTCTTGGAAGTGAGCTTGCCAATGAGCCTGTTGATGTTAAAAAGGGGAAGCATATTGTTGAGGTCAAGCTTCAG GGAATTTCAAAAGGGTTAGTTGTAGACGAAGTTCATTCTATACTAACAATGAGTGGAAAAGCACTGGATTTTGTTCTGTGCATTGGGGATGATAGATCTGATGAAGACATGTTTGAGAGCATATCAAACAAATCGTATgcttcaacatcatcttcatcacCCGAAATATTTACATGTACTGTTGAGCAGAAGCCCAGCAAAGCTAGATACTACTTGGATGATACTGTAGAAGTCATGACCTTACTTCAGGGTcttgctgctgctgctgctgctaGAGAGTCTACAACAATATCTTCTACTGGCACCTCTTCTTAA
- the LOC127083606 gene encoding probable alpha,alpha-trehalose-phosphate synthase [UDP-forming] 9 isoform X1, producing MVVTSRSHINLVDLVTGDNINFRQTPPRFMPVPGVMSIDGDDSNALSLVPHRKMIIVATFLPLDAKKDDISGRWCFSRDDDSIFRQLKDGLSSDIDVVYVGSLKVNVDENEQEAISLHLLEEFNCLPTFIPSELHKKFYDGFCKNYLWPLFNYMVPKYQCSCNHFDWSLWQAYVSANRMFADKVMEVLNPTEDYVWVHDYHLMVLPSFLRRRFSRVRLGFFLHSPFPSSEIFINIPVRTEILKAVLNVDMIGFNTFDYARHFLSICILLLGLEYESKSDHFEIEYFGRKIFIKILPTGIHMGCIQSALNHPSTSIKVREICKQLKGKKLIISVDDLDIFKGVDLKFAAFEQLLKLCPELLGQLVLVQILNPSRSDCRYVEEAKKISHMLAKWINRRFGFLGYTPVIIIDRYVPFHEKAAYYALAECCFVNAVQDDMNLVPLKYIACRHGSSKIDQALDIASDYPRTSSIVVSELIGCPPSLSGAIRTTPWDINVVAEALKFAITMSNGEKQCRHEKNYQYVSTRDVANWAQQFEQDLVFSCKDHYMKLYWGFGFGLEFRVLALSASFKKLSRDYVVSAYKRTKCRAIFLAYDGTIIPEGSSFESPGPHVISMLNNLCKDPNNTVFIVSGQGRPSLRKLINQCGNLGIAAEHGCYIRWGGESYWKMNHVGTTYAWKSITESVMRSYTDATEGSYMEIRYSALEWNYHDAETDFGSQQGREMLELLGSELANEPVDVKKGKHIVEVKLQGISKGLVVDEVHSILTMSGKALDFVLCIGDDRSDEDMFESISNKSYASTSSSSPEIFTCTVEQKPSKARYYLDDTVEVMTLLQGLAAAAAARESTTISSTGTSS from the exons ATGGTGGTAACATCAAGATCACACATTAATTTGGTAGACTTGGTGACGGGGGACAATATCAATTTCCGCCAAACTCCTCCGCGATTTATGCCGGTTCCAGGAGTTATGTCGATTGATGGTGATGATTCAAATGCTTTATCGTTAGTACCACATCGCAAGATGATAATAGTAGCAACATTTCTTCCTCTGGATGCTAAAAAGGATGACATTTCTGGTAGGTGGTGCTTTAGTAGGGATGATGATTCAATTTTCCGGCAGTTAAAAGATGGTCTCTCATCTGATATTGATGTTGTTTATGTCGGATCTCTGAAGGTcaatgttgatgaaaatgagcaAGAGGCAATTTCCCTTCATTTGCTGGAGGAGTTCAATTGCTTGCCTACTTTTATTCCTTCGGAACTCCATAAAAAGTTTTATGATGGATTCTGCAAGAACTATTTGTGGCCTCTATTCAATTACATGGTGCCTAAGTATCAGTGCAGTTGCAATCACTTCGATTGGTCACTTTGGCAGGCTTATGTTTCTGCGAACAGGATGTTTGCCGATAAAGTCATGGAAGTCCTTAATCCAACAGAGGATTATGTATGGGTTCATGATTATCATCTTATGGTTCTTCCATCATTTCTGCGGAGGCGGTTTAGTCGTGTCAGGCTAGGCTTTTTCCTCCACAGTCCGTTTCCTTCCTCCGAAATTTTTATAAATATACCTGTCAGAACTGAAATTTTGAAAGCAGTGCTTAATGTCGATATGATTGGTTTTAACACATTTGATTATGCTCGCCATTTTCTATCCATCTGCATTCTATTGCTTGGTTTGGAGTATGAATCAAAAAGTGATCACTTTGAGATTGAATACTTTGGCCGTAAAATATTCATTAAGATATTGCCTACTGGGATTCATATGGGTTGCATTCAATCCGCTTTAAATCACCCTTCCACTTCTATCAAAGTTAGAGAAATCTGCAAACAACTTAAGGGGAAAAAACTTATTATTAGTGTTGACGACCTGGATATTTTCAAAGGCGTGGACTTGAAGTTTGCAGCCTTTGAACAACTATTGAAACTGTGCCCTGAACTACTGGGACAGTTGGTATTAGTCCAAATTTTAAATCCTTCAAGGAGTGATTGTAGATATGTTGAAGAAGCGAAGAAGATATCCCACATGCTTGCAAAATGGATAAATCGAAGGTTTGGTTTTCTAGGCTATACTCCTGTCATAATCATTGATCGTTATGTTCCTTTCCATGAAAAGGCGGCATATTACGCATTAGCGGAATGTTGCTTTGTGAATGCAGTGCAGGATGATATGAATTTGGTTCCGTTAAAGTACATTGCGTGCAGGCATGGGAGTTCTAAAATCGACCAAGCATTAGATATAGCTTCCGACTACCCTCGGACAAGTTCAATTGTTGTTTCTGAGCTTATAGGTTGCCCACCGTCTCTTAGTGGGGCAATCAGGACGACTCCGTGGGATATAAATGTCGTTGCTGAAGCGTTGAAGTTTGCTATCACAATGTCCAATGGAGAGAAACAGTGTCGGCATGAGAAGAACTATCAATATGTTAGCACTCGTGATGTGGCTAACTGGGCCCAACAGTTTGAGCAAGACCTAGTGTTCTCGTGTAAGGATCATTATATGAAACTTTACTGGGGTTTTGGCTTTGGCTTGGAGTTCAGAGTCTTGGCCCTATCTGCTAGTTTCAAGAAGCTGTCAAGAGACTATGTTGTTTCTGCGTATAAAAGGACAAAATGCAGGGCAATCTTTTTGGCTTATGATGGCACAATCATACCTGAGGGTTCCAGTTTTGAATCCCCTGGTCCACATGTCATATCTATGCTAAATAATCTCTGCAAAGACCCTAACAATACTGTGTTTATTGTCAGTGGTCAGGGGAGGCCTTCATTGAGAAAATTGATTAATCAGTGTGGGAATCTTGGTATAGCAGCTGAGCATGGTTGTTATATAAG GTGGGGTGGAGAATCATATTGGAAAATGAATCATGTTGGCACAACTTATGCATGGAAAAGTATCACTGAAAGTGTGATGCGATCATATACTGATGCAACAGAGGGCTCCTATATGGAGATCAGGTACAGTGCATTGGAATGGAATTACCATGACGCCGAAACTGATTTTGGATCACAGCAAGGCCGAGAGATGTTGGAGCTTCTTGGAAGTGAGCTTGCCAATGAGCCTGTTGATGTTAAAAAGGGGAAGCATATTGTTGAGGTCAAGCTTCAG GGAATTTCAAAAGGGTTAGTTGTAGACGAAGTTCATTCTATACTAACAATGAGTGGAAAAGCACTGGATTTTGTTCTGTGCATTGGGGATGATAGATCTGATGAAGACATGTTTGAGAGCATATCAAACAAATCGTATgcttcaacatcatcttcatcacCCGAAATATTTACATGTACTGTTGAGCAGAAGCCCAGCAAAGCTAGATACTACTTGGATGATACTGTAGAAGTCATGACCTTACTTCAGGGTcttgctgctgctgctgctgctaGAGAGTCTACAACAATATCTTCTACTGGCACCTCTTCTTAA
- the LOC127088071 gene encoding spermidine synthase 1 produces the protein MGSEAPLSAPKIIDAKGNDEEAESDDHPQIPGWFAEHCPIWPGEAHFLKVDNICFQGKSQFQDMLVFQTLTYGKVFVLDGALQLTEKDECSYQEMMTHLPLCSIPNPKKVLLFGGGDGGILREISRHSSVKHIDICEIDTMLIDVYKKYFPDIAIGYKDPRVQLHVTDGTLFLKSVAKGTYDAIIVDAFDPIRSDHELFETEFFELISKALRPGGVLCIQAESFWYKSLDIEELLIKSLKIFKGSSDYAWTNVPTYPSGVIGFLLCSTEGPHVDFRNPVNPIGPENYGVSRYPLKYYNSEYHSASFCLPSFAKRTKAKSTA, from the exons ATGGGTTCTGAAGCCCCTCTCTCTGCTCCAAAAATCATTGATGCAAAAGGGAATGATGAAGAAGCTGAAAGTGATGATCATCCACAAATTCCTGGATGGTTTGCAGAACATTGTCCAATATGGCCAG GAGAAGCACACTTCTTGAAGGTGGATAATATTTGTTTCCAAGGGAAATCTCAATTTCAAGATATGCTAGTTTTTCAG ACATTGACATATGGCAAGGTATTTGTTCTGGATGGTGCACTCCAACTCACTGAGAAAGATGAATGTTCTTACCAAGAAATGATGACTCACCTTCCTCTTTGCTCAATCCCAAACCCTAAAAAG GTGCTGCTTTTtggaggaggagatggtggcaTCCTTAGGGAAATTTCACGTCACTCTTCTGTTAAACACATTGACATATGTGAAATTGACACAATGCTCATTGAT GTTTATAAAAAATATTTCCCAGATATAGCTATTGGATACAAGGATCCTAGAGTTCAGCTTCATGTTACAGATG GAACACTTTTTCTGAAATCTGTTGCAAAAGGCACTTATGATGCAATAATAGTGGATGCATTCGATCCAATAA GGTCTGATCACGAGCTATTTGAAACTGAATTTTTTGAATTGATTTCAAAAGCTCTTCGACCTGGAGGAGTTTTGTGTATCCAAGCTGAAAGTTTTTGGTATAAGTCATTAGATATTGAAGAACTTTTAATCAAAAGCCTCAAAATTTTCAAAGGCTCTAGTGATTATGCATGGACAAATGTTCCAACATATCCAAG TGGAGTGATTGGTTTCTTGCTTTGTTCAACTGAAGGTCCACATGTGGATTTCAGAAATCCAGTTAACCCTATTGGTCCAGAAAATTACGGTGTATCAAGGTATCCTTTGAAGTATTACAACTCTGAG TATCATTCAGCTTCATTTTGCTTGCCATCTTTTGCCAAAAGGACCAAAGCTAAGAGCACTGCATGA